A DNA window from Brassica napus cultivar Da-Ae chromosome A4, Da-Ae, whole genome shotgun sequence contains the following coding sequences:
- the LOC106392324 gene encoding RING-H2 finger protein ATL5-like has translation MGIAEESSKPMWGSVSHTSPGPGYSLNGKIMLSSVIILFAAVLMILCFHSYARWLFRRQNRRIRRRIRAHLRALTASTISSSSLSPLDTAVLEKIPIFVYSLETHHQTPLEECSVCLSEFEEEDQGRILPKCGHAFHVDCIDTWFRSRSTCPLCRAPVQPESPSTRPESAEQAASVKPVEDIETGSSSSSSSSSSSSPLRFPMEACEREPIDLVGVMVETPHII, from the coding sequence ATGGGAATCGCAGAAGAAAGCAGCAAGCCAATGTGGGGTAGCGTGAGCCACACGTCTCCAGGTCCAGGCTACTCTCTCAACGGCAAAATCATGCTCTCCTCCGTAATCATCCTCTTCGCCGCCGTGCTCATGATCCTCTGCTTCCACAGCTACGCCCGATGGTTATTCCGCCGTCAAAACCGTCGCATTCGCCGCCGTATTCGTGCTCACCTCCGAGCTCTCACCGCCTCCaccatctcctcctcctccctttCCCCTCTCGACACGGCGGTTCTCGAGAAGATTCCTATCTTCGTTTACTCCTTGGAGACTCATCATCAAACGCCACTGGAGGAGTGCTCCGTTTGCTTGTCGGAGTTCGAAGAAGAGGACCAAGGCCGTATCCTCCCTAAATGTGGCCACGCTTTTCACGTTGATTGCATCGATACTTGGTTCCGCTCCAGATCCACTTGCCCTCTTTGCAGAGCTCCGGTTCAACCGGAAAGTCCCTCGACCCGACCCGAATCAGCCGAACAAGCCGCTTCGGTTAAACCGGTGGAGGACATAGAAACTGGaagttcttcttcctcctcctcctcttcttcgtcttcgCCGTTGAGGTTTCCGATGGAGGCGTGTGAGAGAGAACCAATAGATTTAGTCGGTGTCATGGTGGAGACTCCTCACATAATTTGA